From the genome of Amycolatopsis camponoti:
AAGGTGTTGGCGCAGCTGGTGCTGCCGGGTGGTCGTGGTGATCACGGCGAACCTCCGGTCGAAGCGTCACGGCGTGCGCGGCGGGGATCGGTCTTGCGTCCGTGTGCTGCAGGTCGCGAGGACGGCGAGTGACTCGGGGGCGTGGCCTCGGCGCTGCGGATGGCCGCGCGGATCTCTTTGGCTCGCCCGGGAACGGCGGGGCGCATCGGCGAGGTGGTCATCGTGAACGGCTCGGTCTCGGCGCCGTGGACGACCAGGCGGGCGCCGACGTGGTAGACGCCGAGGTGCGCGAGGTCGTGCTCGGACAACCGCGGCCCGGTGTGGCGGGCGAGTTCGCGGGCGTCCTCGGGGGAAGCGTTGAAGAAGATCTTCGACCTCGCGTTGGTCGAGATGCCTTCCTTGAGCTCGCGGGGGAGCTGCCCGAGGTGCTGGTGCGCGAGCGTCATCGCCAGCCGGAAGCCGCGGGCTTCGGCGAGCATGTCCTCGATCGGATACGGCAGGTTGAGGAAGTTGTGGCACTCATCGATGACCAGCGACGCGTCCGGCCGCTCTCGCTGCGGGACGCAGGCGCGGCCGGTGGTGGCCTGCCAGGTCCGGGCAACGATTACGGACCCGATGAGCCGAGTGGTCTCGTCCCCGAGGGAGCCCTTGGGGATCCGGACCAGGCAGATGCCGCCCTCGTTGAGGACGTCGTGCATGTCGACGGTGGAGCGGCCGCCGGCGATGGCGTCCTTGACGAACGGGCGCAGCAGGAAGGCGCGGAGTTTGTTCATCAGTGGGGAGATGACCTGGCTGCGGCTGGAGTCGGTGAGCTCGTCGTACCACTCCCAGAACCCGGCGAGCACCGGGTCGCTCAGCCCGCCGGTGATCCGGGTACGGAAGGCCTCGCTGGTTAGGAGTTTGGGCAGGTCGGCGAGGGTGGGCACGCCGTCTTGGGCTCGGAGGGTGAGGCAGGCGGCGCGCATGAGGTCGTCGGTGCGGGGACCCCAGAACGCGGAGTAGACGCGGCGGAAGACAGAAACGAGGTTGTCGACCTCGCGGTCGGTCTCGCCGCCTTCGAGCGGGTTGAGGCAGGGCGGGCGCTGCCGGGAGTCGGCGTCGAACAGCACGACCCGGCCCGCGGCTTCGCGCGGGAGCCGGGAGAGGACGTCGGTGACGAGGTCGCCCTTGGGGTCGATGAGCACGATGCCGCGGCCGGCGTCCGCATCGTCGAGGATCAGGTTCCCGAGCAGCGTCGACTTCCCGGACCCGGTGGCGCCGAGCACGTGCAGGTGGTGGCGGGCGTCTGGCACGCGTAGCCCGATCGGGCGGGCGTGGCCGGAGTCGGCGACCCCGAGCGGCTTGACCTCCGGGCCAGGCACCGCGACGCCTGGCGGTGGCGCGACGGCCTTCGCGCCGGCGCGCTCTATACCCGGGATCTCGGCGTCGATCGGCAGGTGTGCGAGCGCGGCCAGCTCCGGCACGGACAGCAGGTCGCCGCGGTCGAGCCGCCGGGTCGCAACGGCTTGGGCAGGGTGGTGAAGGCGGAGTCGGTGGAAGTGGTTGTGCTCGGTGTAGGCGGCGAAGCTCGCTGCCAGGGCATGCGCCTGGCCGCGGGCGGTGTCCCGGGTCCGACGGACGTCGGCTTCGTCGGCGTCGACTGGGAGATGGGTGGTGACGGCATAGCGGACGACGATCTCGTACTGCGAGCCGCGCTGCTTGCCGACGATCGCCCGGTTCTGCGCGGAGTACTCCAGCGACAGCTGCGGATCCTGACTGATCCGTCGAGCATCGCGCGGACGTCCAGACCGAGCTGCCGACGCGCCTGGCGTGAGGAGGTCGAGCAGCCGGCCGCCGAGCCGGCCGGACGCGCCGGAATGCACGTGCCGCGCGGCGCGGCGTGCTCGACTGACCCGTCGGCCGGTGACCGGGCGGGCGAGGATCTGCACGCTGGCGTACTCGTCGCGGCCGAGGCCGACCGGCGCGCCGAGCAGGCCGCGGATCGGGTCGGCGTCAAACCCGATCCGGATCGGCAGCGCCTCCGGCCGCGCGAGCCGCAGCTGCCCGCCCACGGTGATGGCGTGCAGGCCGGTCTTGGGTGCGGGCAGCGGCGGGTCGGCGGGGACGGTGCGGGTGTGGGCGCCGGGCCAGGCGGCTTCGATCGCGCGCTCGACCAGGCCAGGCGGGATCACGCCGGGGACCCATAGGCGCAGGGTGACGCCGTGTTCGGAGAACCGGTACTCCCACGCGAGGTGCGGCTGTCCGCTGAACCAGCGTCGCCAGCTCGGCCGCAGCAGCCCGACGAGGTTGGACCACAGCAGGACGCCGCCGGCGGGATCGACGGTGGGTGGCGTGAGCACGGTGACGCACCGCGCGTCGGCAACCAGCGTGGCGTGGCAGCGGCCTCGCCACCAGCGTCGGCCGACGGCCTGGCCCGCGGCGACGAGCGCGAGCACCGGAAGGGCGATCGGGCCCCAGCTCCACGCCACGTCGAGGACTTCCGCGAGCAGCTGGTGTACCGCGCCCCACGGATCGGTCAGGTAGCCGCCGACCCATCCCTCGGGCCGGATCACGAGGCGACCTCGGGGCCGAGGTCGACGACGTCGTCCATCGCGGGGTCGCCGAAGTCCTGGGTGATCTCGGCGAGTTCAGCGGGGTCGGTGGTGACGAGGACGTTCTCCGTCGGCGACGCGAGGGCTTGGAAGGCGACCCATTCGGTGCCGGAGCCGAGCAGTCCTTGGCCGCGGTCGGCGGTGAGCAGGAACTGACGCTGACCCTCGGACAGGTTGAAGGTCACCGCGATCTGATCGATCGCCTGCGGAGATTGGCGCAATAGCACGGTGGTGGCGGCGTTGGCCACGATCGCGCGGCCGAGCTCGCTGCCGAGAACGTCGTCGATGTCCTGGGTGGCGACGGTGAGACCCGCCCAGTGCTTGCGGAAGGTCTTCGCCATCCGATGCAGGAACTTCGCGCCCTCGGGTGACTGCATCAGCAGCCACGCCTCGTCAACGACCACCAGCCGCCGGCGACGATCCGCCGGGTTGGACACCCGCCGCCAGACCGCGTCGAGGGTCAGCAGCGTGCCGATCGCCTTGAGCTCGTCGGGCAAGTCCCGCAGCGAGAACACAACGAGATGCCCGTCCGGCGTCGTGGTCGTGGGGCCAGAGAACAGATCGGCGAAGGCGCCGTCGACGAACGGATGCAGCCGAGCGGCGAGGTCCGCGCCGTCGTCGGTGACCGCCAGGGTGTCACGCAGGTCCAGCATCAGCGGCGCGGGCCGGGTCCAGGTCCGTGAGTCGGTCGTGATGCCGGCGTTCGCGTAGGTCGCGATGAGCGCGGTGTCGAGGACAGCGCGTTCGCCGGCGGTCAGCTCGGCGCCCAGGCACACCGCGAGCACGGTGTGCAGGAACAGGGCGCGCCGGTTCAGTGCGTCCTGCGGTGCGGTTCGGCGGCCGGATGCGGTGGTGTGGATGGGCAGGTCGAAGGGGTTGAGCCGGACGCCTCCGGCGCCGAGGTGGACGTAGGCGCCGCCGACCTGGTCGGCGAGGCGGGCGTATTCGTCTTCGGGGTCGATGACGAACGCCTGGATGTCCCGGTACAGGCTGCGCAGCGTTTCGAGCTTGACCAGGTAGGACTTGCCGGAGCCGGATCGTCCGAGGACGACGGAGTTGTGGTTGTCGCAGGTGAACCGGTCCCAGTGCACCAGGCCCTGGGAGCCGACGTTGTAGCCGTAGAGCACGCCACTGGGCGAGGTCGACGTCGGATCCGTGACGGGTAGGTCGGGGGATGTGAAAGGAAACGCTGCGGACGCGGCGGCAGTGTCGAACGTCCTTTTCAGACCGAGGGAGTCCAGCCCGAGCGGCAGCGTGGTCACCCAGCCCTGCAGCGACCGGTACGTCGCGGGTTTGGCGTCCAGCAGCAGCGACGCGCACAACGACCGCAACGCCGACACCTCCTCCGCGAGCGCTTGCTCGTCGGGGGCGTGGATGGTCAGGTAGAGCCCGAACTTGAACAGTCGGCCTTCGCCGCGGGCGATCCTCCGGGACAGGTCGGCGGCGTCCTCGGCTGCGGCGTCGAGGTCTGGGTCGTCGAGCTGGTCGTGGCGGGTGTGGTGGCGGCGGGAGGACTCCAGCCGGGCCCGCTGCTTCTTCAGGCCGCTGGCCGCGGTGACCGGGTCGACCGGCTGGATGTGGACGGAGACGTCGAGGCGGGCGGGGTAGGTCAGCAGCGGGGCGAGCCAGCCGGGGTAGACCTCTTGCGGGTAGCCGGTGACGCCGAAGGAGGCGACCCATTCGTTGCCGACCTCGAGGTGCCGCGTGCCGATCGAGAGCGAGTCCGGCGTGAACGTCGCGGCCGCTGAACCGGGATGCCGGGTGCGGGACATCTCGCTCACCTGCCTTCGAAGTCGTCGTAGAGGTCGCCTACCGGGGCGGCGGTCACGACGTCGCCGGCGCCAGTCAGCGCGGCCGAGGGCGGGAGGAAGGTGTCGGGGTTGCACGCCGCCGCGAGCACTCCGGTCGCCGTCGCGGCGTCCAGCGCGGTGACGACGATCCCGGCTGCGGTGAGCAGCTCGACCGCTTCGTTGAGGCGCCGGGCGAGCCGCTGCTCGGCGGCTTGCCGCGCTGCTCGATCGACCGCGGGCGCTGCGGGACGGCGTCGCAGGCGTCCCAGGGTCGAGCTGACGCTGTCGACGACCGCGGGACGCGTCGGTTCGCGCAGAACGAGCAGCACCTGGCGGCGCAGCAAGTCCGCGTGCTGGCCGAGCTGAGCGAGGTAGTCCGCGTGATCGAGCGCGGCGGCTTCGAGCGCGGGGTGGGGGAGCCCGCCGGCGCGGTCGCGCAGCTCGGCGATCT
Proteins encoded in this window:
- a CDS encoding type IV secretory system conjugative DNA transfer family protein → MIRPEGWVGGYLTDPWGAVHQLLAEVLDVAWSWGPIALPVLALVAAGQAVGRRWWRGRCHATLVADARCVTVLTPPTVDPAGGVLLWSNLVGLLRPSWRRWFSGQPHLAWEYRFSEHGVTLRLWVPGVIPPGLVERAIEAAWPGAHTRTVPADPPLPAPKTGLHAITVGGQLRLARPEALPIRIGFDADPIRGLLGAPVGLGRDEYASVQILARPVTGRRVSRARRAARHVHSGASGRLGGRLLDLLTPGASAARSGRPRDARRISQDPQLSLEYSAQNRAIVGKQRGSQYEIVVRYAVTTHLPVDADEADVRRTRDTARGQAHALAASFAAYTEHNHFHRLRLHHPAQAVATRRLDRGDLLSVPELAALAHLPIDAEIPGIERAGAKAVAPPPGVAVPGPEVKPLGVADSGHARPIGLRVPDARHHLHVLGATGSGKSTLLGNLILDDADAGRGIVLIDPKGDLVTDVLSRLPREAAGRVVLFDADSRQRPPCLNPLEGGETDREVDNLVSVFRRVYSAFWGPRTDDLMRAACLTLRAQDGVPTLADLPKLLTSEAFRTRITGGLSDPVLAGFWEWYDELTDSSRSQVISPLMNKLRAFLLRPFVKDAIAGGRSTVDMHDVLNEGGICLVRIPKGSLGDETTRLIGSVIVARTWQATTGRACVPQRERPDASLVIDECHNFLNLPYPIEDMLAEARGFRLAMTLAHQHLGQLPRELKEGISTNARSKIFFNASPEDARELARHTGPRLSEHDLAHLGVYHVGARLVVHGAETEPFTMTTSPMRPAVPGRAKEIRAAIRSAEATPPSHSPSSRPAAHGRKTDPRRARRDASTGGSP
- a CDS encoding VirB4 family type IV secretion system protein, with translation MSRTRHPGSAAATFTPDSLSIGTRHLEVGNEWVASFGVTGYPQEVYPGWLAPLLTYPARLDVSVHIQPVDPVTAASGLKKQRARLESSRRHHTRHDQLDDPDLDAAAEDAADLSRRIARGEGRLFKFGLYLTIHAPDEQALAEEVSALRSLCASLLLDAKPATYRSLQGWVTTLPLGLDSLGLKRTFDTAAASAAFPFTSPDLPVTDPTSTSPSGVLYGYNVGSQGLVHWDRFTCDNHNSVVLGRSGSGKSYLVKLETLRSLYRDIQAFVIDPEDEYARLADQVGGAYVHLGAGGVRLNPFDLPIHTTASGRRTAPQDALNRRALFLHTVLAVCLGAELTAGERAVLDTALIATYANAGITTDSRTWTRPAPLMLDLRDTLAVTDDGADLAARLHPFVDGAFADLFSGPTTTTPDGHLVVFSLRDLPDELKAIGTLLTLDAVWRRVSNPADRRRRLVVVDEAWLLMQSPEGAKFLHRMAKTFRKHWAGLTVATQDIDDVLGSELGRAIVANAATTVLLRQSPQAIDQIAVTFNLSEGQRQFLLTADRGQGLLGSGTEWVAFQALASPTENVLVTTDPAELAEITQDFGDPAMDDVVDLGPEVAS